Proteins from a genomic interval of uncultured Methanocorpusculum sp.:
- a CDS encoding zinc finger domain-containing protein — protein MATIKCTSCNAPLAERGATEFKCPDCGEIIYRCARCRKQSVKYTCPKCGFQGL, from the coding sequence ATGGCAACTATAAAATGTACATCATGCAATGCCCCGCTCGCAGAGCGCGGTGCCACCGAGTTTAAATGCCCGGACTGTGGAGAGATAATTTACCGCTGCGCACGCTGCAGAAAACAGAGTGTCAAATACACCTGCCCGAAGTGCGGATTCCAGGGGCTCTGA
- a CDS encoding uridylate kinase, protein MTEGTVIKIGGSLMDIAGEILAEIPASPTLIVPGGGIFADFVRAESLDDEAAHWKAIDAMEKYGRFLSTYGYPVTHELKIPDKPTILLPKYILRKEDPLPHSWDVTSDSIAAWAAGVLKCCLLIVKSTESGDDLVDPEFERVLAQSGVTAEIINGRAFGSVRRYFEATRL, encoded by the coding sequence ATGACGGAGGGGACGGTGATAAAAATCGGCGGGAGCCTGATGGATATTGCAGGAGAGATTCTTGCCGAGATCCCGGCGTCACCGACATTGATCGTTCCGGGCGGCGGGATCTTTGCGGATTTTGTCCGGGCTGAAAGCCTCGATGACGAGGCTGCCCACTGGAAAGCGATCGATGCAATGGAAAAATACGGCCGGTTTCTCTCGACATACGGCTATCCGGTCACGCACGAACTGAAAATCCCGGATAAACCGACCATCCTTCTTCCAAAATACATCCTGCGGAAAGAAGACCCGCTTCCCCACTCCTGGGACGTCACCTCCGACTCGATCGCGGCATGGGCGGCAGGCGTTCTCAAATGCTGTCTCTTGATCGTAAAATCGACGGAATCCGGGGACGATCTCGTCGATCCCGAATTTGAGCGCGTTCTTGCACAAAGCGGAGTCACGGCCGAAATTATCAACGGGCGGGCTTTCGGCAGTGTAAGACGATACTTTGAAGCCACACGTTTATAA
- a CDS encoding phospholipase D-like domain-containing protein — MKRLLVTFLLLSLCVSPVSAFVLAEFCPDGYASGDGDEYFILEGTGNLAGWTVSDGEGTLSFPAGSFSSGEIIVARSAEAYNSIHGTFPDYEILESGTTPNVLQSGRFQMANTGDDLSLLYNGKIVSTVSWPDELAASNGRVHVCLDGVWDERIYKIGQSRFSPETFTADSVTLFVSPDASYDIVTNVIRESTDTLLISMYEFTHPEIAREIAAAADRGVSVTLLLEGGPVGGMSDEQKGVMNYLTEHGVSVSMIESEGNLPARYRYLHTKYMVADTYVTVVLSENFKPSGIPLTGTKGNRGWGAVVYDTEIADYFTDVFTADISGYDIYPYVPGTEPLPDSWSDEKISPYFSSLTLYNVNITPVISPDTSSLVLDLIRSAETSIDLQQAYISPYPDGENTWLAAVLDAADRGVDVRVMLDGMYYNTEDEADNNELVATLNRYGSTISAKLILPGDYLTKLHNKGMIVDGEYVLISSINWNYNSPNNNREAGLIIQNPEAAEYYTAVFAYDWNGDFDKDPVSAGIGFDVRFILAGGIVILLAGILIYRRR, encoded by the coding sequence ATGAAAAGGCTGCTCGTTACCTTTTTGCTTCTTTCTCTCTGCGTATCCCCCGTCTCGGCTTTCGTTCTCGCCGAGTTCTGTCCCGACGGATATGCTTCTGGGGACGGAGATGAGTATTTCATTTTGGAAGGAACGGGCAATCTCGCCGGATGGACGGTCTCCGACGGTGAAGGAACGCTCTCTTTTCCCGCAGGATCTTTTTCCAGCGGAGAAATAATCGTTGCCCGAAGTGCCGAGGCATATAATTCGATCCACGGGACCTTCCCGGATTATGAGATCCTCGAGAGCGGCACAACGCCCAATGTGCTCCAAAGCGGCAGATTCCAGATGGCAAACACCGGAGATGACCTCTCCCTTCTCTACAATGGGAAAATCGTTTCGACAGTTTCCTGGCCGGATGAACTCGCCGCATCGAATGGCCGCGTCCATGTGTGTTTGGACGGGGTCTGGGACGAGCGGATCTATAAAATAGGTCAGAGCAGATTCTCTCCCGAAACATTCACCGCCGACTCGGTGACCCTGTTCGTCTCGCCCGACGCGTCATATGATATTGTGACGAATGTCATCCGGGAATCGACCGACACCCTGCTGATATCGATGTACGAGTTTACCCATCCGGAGATCGCCCGGGAGATCGCTGCCGCCGCAGATCGGGGTGTTTCGGTGACGTTACTTCTTGAAGGCGGTCCGGTGGGCGGCATGTCAGATGAGCAAAAAGGGGTTATGAACTATCTGACGGAACACGGCGTATCCGTTTCAATGATCGAAAGCGAAGGAAATCTCCCTGCACGATACCGGTATCTGCATACAAAATACATGGTGGCCGATACCTACGTTACGGTCGTTCTCTCGGAAAACTTCAAGCCAAGCGGCATCCCCCTCACAGGCACAAAAGGAAACCGGGGGTGGGGAGCGGTGGTTTATGATACGGAGATCGCCGACTACTTCACGGATGTGTTCACCGCCGATATTTCGGGCTACGACATATATCCTTACGTCCCCGGAACAGAACCTTTGCCCGATTCATGGTCCGACGAGAAGATATCCCCGTATTTTTCCTCGCTGACTCTTTACAATGTGAACATCACACCGGTCATCTCGCCGGATACGAGCAGTCTTGTTCTTGACCTTATCAGATCCGCCGAAACTTCGATCGATCTCCAGCAGGCCTATATTTCGCCGTATCCGGACGGCGAAAACACCTGGCTTGCCGCGGTTCTCGATGCTGCGGACCGGGGTGTTGACGTTCGGGTAATGCTGGACGGGATGTATTATAATACGGAAGATGAAGCGGACAATAACGAGCTCGTGGCTACGCTGAACAGATACGGGTCAACCATTTCTGCAAAACTGATACTGCCCGGAGATTATCTGACCAAACTGCACAACAAAGGTATGATCGTCGACGGCGAGTATGTTCTTATCAGTTCCATAAACTGGAACTATAATTCGCCGAACAATAACCGCGAAGCCGGCCTGATCATCCAAAACCCGGAGGCTGCGGAGTATTATACGGCCGTTTTCGCATACGACTGGAACGGGGATTTCGACAAAGATCCCGTCTCGGCCGGCATCGGTTTTGATGTCCGCTTTATTCTTGCAGGCGGGATCGTGATTCTCCTCGCCGGCATCCTGATTTATCGAAGAAGGTGA
- a CDS encoding winged helix-turn-helix domain-containing protein encodes MQRTNMPKSCLTIFQLLERTGSQTHKDVVLSTGLAPRTVRYALRRLKENGLIIEKFNFRDARQAIYMPKMTTAPTHASA; translated from the coding sequence ATGCAGAGAACAAACATGCCCAAGTCGTGTCTCACGATCTTCCAGTTGCTGGAACGCACAGGTTCTCAGACGCACAAAGATGTTGTCTTAAGCACAGGACTTGCGCCACGCACGGTCCGCTATGCGCTCAGACGTCTGAAGGAAAATGGCCTCATCATTGAGAAGTTCAACTTCCGTGACGCACGCCAGGCAATTTACATGCCGAAGATGACCACAGCACCGACCCATGCATCGGCCTGA